In one window of Paenarthrobacter nicotinovorans DNA:
- a CDS encoding SOS response-associated peptidase, whose product MARAVGDLLADFDAELENEIALEKSWNVAPTDAVPIVLERLVDDNVKRQLHVAKWGLVPSWAKDPKGGARLINARSETLLEKPSFKKAAVARRCAVPADGYYEWKKGEGKNKQPYYVHPGDAHGLVFAGLYEWWRDQAAPADDPGRWLLSMSILTADTPTADSARTRRSASVFDELTALHDRVPLPMSTETMEAWLDPREKDAAGLVDMVRSRAHDAAADWTLDPVGTAVGNVRNNSPELIEPVEGLF is encoded by the coding sequence ATGGCCCGTGCGGTGGGAGACCTGCTCGCCGATTTTGATGCCGAACTTGAGAACGAGATCGCCCTGGAGAAGTCCTGGAATGTTGCCCCGACGGACGCGGTTCCGATCGTTTTGGAGCGGTTGGTCGATGACAACGTCAAGAGGCAGCTCCATGTAGCCAAGTGGGGGCTGGTGCCTTCTTGGGCAAAGGATCCCAAGGGCGGGGCGCGGCTCATCAATGCCCGCAGTGAGACCCTTCTGGAAAAGCCTTCCTTCAAGAAGGCTGCTGTGGCCCGCCGTTGTGCGGTGCCGGCTGACGGCTACTACGAGTGGAAGAAGGGCGAGGGAAAGAACAAGCAGCCCTATTATGTTCATCCGGGCGACGCGCACGGTCTGGTGTTTGCCGGTTTGTATGAGTGGTGGCGGGACCAGGCGGCACCGGCGGACGATCCGGGCCGCTGGCTGCTGTCGATGTCCATCCTCACCGCAGACACTCCGACGGCGGACTCGGCCCGAACACGGCGCAGCGCCTCCGTGTTCGACGAACTCACTGCGCTCCATGACCGTGTTCCGTTGCCGATGAGCACAGAGACAATGGAGGCATGGCTGGATCCGCGGGAGAAGGACGCCGCAGGGCTGGTGGACATGGTCCGTTCGAGGGCGCACGATGCTGCTGCTGACTGGACGCTGGACCCGGTGGGGACCGCCGTCGGAAATGTCCGCAACAACTCACCGGAACTTATCGAACCGGTGGAAGGACTCTTCTGA
- the thrS gene encoding threonine--tRNA ligase gives MSDAQQITLIVDGEETKVTEGTTGAELFFERRDVVVARVNGELKDLDQVLPADADVEGVTIESPDGLNVLRHSTAHVMAQAVQQLRPDAKLGIGPYITDGFYFDFDVSEPFTPEDLRQLEKMMQKIINQNQKFVRRVVTEDEAREAMAGEPYKLELLGKKNDASDAAEGVNVEVGAGDITIYDNVDRKSGESVWCDLCRGPHLPNTKIIANAFALTRSSAAYWLGNQNNQQLQRIYGTAWPTKEALKAYQERIAEAERRDHRKLGVELDLFSFPDELGSGLPVFHPKGGIIRKAMEDYSRQRHVDAGYEFVYTPHITKGHLYEVSGHLDWYKDGMFPAMQVDAEFNEDGTVRKPAQDYYLKPMNCPMHNLIFRSRGRSYRELPLRLFEFGSVYRYEKSGVVHGLTRVRGMTQDDAHIYCTREQMKDELTTTLNFVLGLLKDYGLDDFYLELSTKNEEKFVGDDAAWEEATRTLSEVAAASGLELVPDPGGAAFYGPKISVQAKDALGRTWQMSTIQLDFNLPERFELEYQAADGTRQRPVMIHRALFGSVERFMGVLTEHYAGAFPAWLAPVQVVGIPVAEAFNDYMFDVVGQLKAAGIRAEVDISSDRFPKKIRTASKDKIPFVLIAGGEDAEAGAVSFRFRDGSQDNGVPVEEAVRRIVDAVKNRES, from the coding sequence GTGTCAGATGCCCAACAGATCACCCTCATCGTCGATGGCGAAGAGACAAAGGTGACGGAAGGGACTACCGGCGCGGAACTCTTCTTCGAGCGCCGCGACGTCGTTGTAGCCCGTGTCAACGGCGAACTCAAGGACCTCGACCAGGTCCTCCCCGCCGACGCCGACGTCGAAGGTGTCACCATCGAATCTCCCGATGGCCTCAACGTCCTCCGTCACTCCACCGCGCACGTCATGGCCCAGGCCGTGCAGCAACTGCGCCCTGATGCCAAGCTTGGCATCGGCCCGTACATCACTGACGGCTTCTATTTCGATTTCGATGTCTCCGAGCCCTTCACTCCGGAAGACCTGCGCCAGCTGGAAAAGATGATGCAGAAGATCATCAACCAGAACCAGAAGTTCGTCCGCCGCGTGGTCACCGAAGACGAAGCGCGCGAAGCCATGGCCGGCGAACCCTACAAGCTGGAACTGCTCGGCAAGAAGAACGACGCCTCCGACGCCGCTGAAGGCGTCAACGTCGAAGTCGGCGCCGGTGACATCACCATCTACGACAACGTGGACAGGAAGAGCGGCGAAAGCGTTTGGTGCGATCTGTGCCGCGGCCCGCACCTTCCGAACACCAAGATCATCGCCAACGCTTTTGCGCTGACGCGTTCTTCGGCCGCCTACTGGCTGGGCAACCAGAACAACCAGCAATTGCAGCGTATCTACGGAACCGCGTGGCCTACCAAGGAAGCACTGAAGGCCTACCAGGAGCGCATCGCCGAAGCTGAGCGCCGCGACCACCGCAAGCTCGGTGTCGAGTTGGATCTGTTCTCCTTCCCGGATGAACTGGGCTCAGGCCTCCCGGTGTTCCACCCCAAGGGCGGGATCATCCGCAAGGCGATGGAGGACTACTCCCGCCAACGCCACGTGGACGCCGGCTACGAATTTGTCTACACACCCCACATCACCAAGGGTCACCTGTACGAGGTCTCAGGCCACCTTGACTGGTACAAGGACGGCATGTTCCCCGCCATGCAGGTGGACGCCGAATTCAACGAGGACGGCACGGTGCGCAAGCCGGCCCAGGACTATTACCTGAAGCCGATGAACTGCCCCATGCACAACCTGATCTTCCGCTCTCGCGGCCGGTCATACCGTGAACTTCCGTTGCGCCTGTTCGAGTTCGGTTCGGTGTACCGGTACGAGAAGTCCGGCGTTGTGCATGGACTGACACGTGTTCGCGGCATGACACAGGACGATGCCCACATCTACTGCACCCGCGAGCAGATGAAGGACGAGCTCACTACCACGCTGAACTTCGTCCTCGGCCTGCTCAAGGACTACGGCCTGGACGATTTCTACCTGGAACTGTCCACCAAGAACGAAGAGAAGTTCGTTGGTGACGACGCCGCTTGGGAAGAAGCCACCCGTACTCTTTCCGAGGTTGCAGCCGCTTCCGGGCTGGAACTCGTGCCGGATCCGGGTGGAGCCGCGTTCTACGGCCCGAAGATTTCGGTTCAGGCGAAGGACGCGCTGGGCCGGACCTGGCAAATGTCCACCATCCAGCTGGACTTCAATCTTCCCGAACGCTTCGAACTGGAATACCAGGCGGCCGACGGAACGCGCCAGCGTCCCGTCATGATCCACCGGGCACTCTTCGGTTCTGTTGAACGCTTCATGGGTGTGCTCACCGAACACTATGCCGGGGCCTTCCCGGCCTGGCTTGCTCCGGTCCAGGTAGTTGGCATTCCCGTGGCCGAGGCATTCAACGACTACATGTTTGACGTCGTCGGGCAGCTGAAGGCTGCAGGCATCCGTGCCGAGGTGGACATTTCCTCGGATCGCTTCCCGAAGAAGATCCGTACTGCCAGCAAGGACAAGATTCCCTTTGTATTGATTGCCGGCGGTGAGGATGCCGAAGCGGGCGCCGTGTCATTCCGGTTCAGGGATGGCAGCCAGGATAACGGCGTTCCCGTGGAAGAAGCGGTCCGCAGGATAGTCGACGCCGTAAAGAACCGCGAGAGCTGA
- a CDS encoding glutaredoxin domain-containing protein, which translates to MDFTPDSGTITMFSTTWSGYCNRLKKQLDAKGIGYTEINIEEVDGTAELVEQLNGGNRTVPTVLFPDGTAATNPSASEVESRLAA; encoded by the coding sequence GTGGATTTCACTCCCGACTCCGGCACCATCACCATGTTCTCGACCACCTGGTCCGGCTACTGCAACCGCTTGAAGAAGCAGCTGGACGCCAAGGGCATCGGCTACACCGAGATCAACATCGAAGAAGTAGATGGCACGGCCGAACTCGTCGAGCAGCTCAACGGAGGCAACCGCACGGTACCCACCGTCCTCTTCCCGGACGGAACTGCCGCGACCAACCCCTCGGCGTCCGAGGTGGAAAGCCGCCTCGCCGCCTAG
- a CDS encoding HIT family protein gives MQENTGAAADLPGDADVTDDFGLAGVPDAFQRLWTPHRMAYIKGGQDQFKNKDDCPFCVGPTRSDEESLIVHRGKTCYVVLNLFPYNPGHLLICPYRHVPDYTDITVEETAEFADLTQTAMRVLRKVSNPSGFNLGMNQGVTGGAGIAAHLHQHVVPRWGGDGNFFPIIAQTKAITQTLDEVRKLVAEAWPGESNAQ, from the coding sequence GTGCAGGAGAACACAGGCGCGGCAGCTGACCTTCCGGGCGACGCAGACGTAACCGATGATTTCGGACTCGCAGGCGTTCCGGATGCGTTTCAGCGCCTGTGGACTCCCCACCGCATGGCCTACATCAAGGGCGGGCAGGATCAATTCAAGAACAAGGATGACTGCCCGTTCTGTGTAGGGCCGACCCGCTCTGACGAGGAATCGCTCATCGTCCACCGGGGAAAGACCTGCTATGTCGTGCTCAACCTGTTCCCGTACAACCCGGGCCACCTGCTGATCTGCCCCTACCGCCACGTCCCCGACTACACGGATATTACGGTGGAAGAGACAGCGGAGTTCGCTGATCTTACCCAGACCGCCATGCGTGTGCTCCGGAAGGTTTCGAATCCCAGCGGTTTCAACCTGGGCATGAACCAAGGTGTTACCGGCGGGGCGGGCATCGCTGCCCATCTTCACCAGCACGTAGTTCCGCGCTGGGGCGGGGACGGCAATTTCTTTCCCATCATCGCCCAGACCAAAGCCATCACGCAGACCT
- a CDS encoding TetR/AcrR family transcriptional regulator: protein MADRRTQLADAALAVVAEQGLKGLTHRAVDARAGVALGTTSNYFRNRAALVGAAVDRVEELDSLLLQGDQRELPTTTAALAEQLAAAVMGLTDTNAPLTRARFVFALDQPETVAAGHERLVSALAQLLERLGLSDPRARAEAVSDYSDGLALHLLTARKGKGVDKAAVAKNIQLLLEG from the coding sequence ATGGCCGACCGACGAACCCAGCTAGCCGACGCCGCGCTCGCCGTCGTCGCCGAGCAGGGCCTCAAAGGACTGACCCACCGTGCCGTCGATGCCCGGGCCGGCGTCGCCCTCGGAACCACGTCGAACTACTTCCGCAACCGCGCCGCCCTGGTGGGTGCCGCCGTCGACCGCGTTGAAGAACTGGACAGCCTCCTGCTGCAAGGTGACCAGAGGGAGCTTCCGACGACGACGGCGGCCTTGGCGGAGCAGCTCGCCGCTGCGGTCATGGGACTCACCGATACGAACGCCCCGCTCACCAGGGCGCGATTCGTCTTCGCCCTCGACCAGCCCGAAACAGTGGCCGCCGGTCATGAGCGGCTGGTCTCCGCTTTGGCGCAGCTGCTCGAACGCCTGGGATTATCCGATCCCCGGGCCCGCGCCGAAGCGGTATCCGATTACAGCGACGGCCTGGCCTTGCACCTGCTCACCGCACGCAAGGGCAAAGGCGTCGACAAGGCAGCTGTCGCCAAGAACATCCAACTGCTCCTGGAAGGGTGA
- a CDS encoding DUF6504 family protein, which translates to MGLFSESVGVICTETGQPQEVQWKGAHYTVTNEPVRWFERRQWWVEENRAPIGGGAGLVDHEIWRVQLQPQQSGQAITLDLVRHLGSGRWRLLRIHDAAPARSVEPDEAA; encoded by the coding sequence ATGGGGCTGTTCAGCGAGTCCGTCGGAGTGATCTGCACGGAAACAGGCCAGCCACAGGAAGTTCAATGGAAAGGGGCGCATTACACCGTCACCAACGAGCCCGTCCGTTGGTTCGAACGCCGCCAATGGTGGGTCGAAGAAAACCGTGCACCCATCGGCGGCGGCGCAGGCCTGGTCGACCACGAGATCTGGCGGGTCCAGCTTCAACCACAACAGAGCGGCCAAGCCATCACACTGGACCTGGTTCGGCACCTCGGCAGCGGCCGGTGGAGACTGCTCCGCATCCACGACGCCGCCCCGGCCCGATCCGTCGAACCAGACGAAGCAGCGTGA
- a CDS encoding DNA polymerase III subunit alpha translates to MSFTHLHVSTAFSAHYGVSWPDELAQTAAADGATALACTDRDGLYGTVKHLKACMDAGIDPIVGVDLAVFDDDGDHRTQVAGRVVVLAHGHNNGAGYRALCRLVSDAHARTSGKAGGAVPVAVTRGELASRTLDPTTLKPVLTVMIGPDSDVGRAMGGRKYLRPRTLFKQWIDAMPPGTIVAETVSHLSAPGEPLSTAHAVRMLKLALEYNVPAILSNAVRYCAQDGAATADVLDSARTLKSLPELSAAPMLQPTGQGWLKNRHHMLQLGKEIMNAAGLGQAGLNKLLANTEALADKCRIDPVPDMGWKQPVVPEASIIGIDNHPMVELTQRCEAGITRRFPGISAEAENRVRSRLQHELGIIGRLGFGSYFLTVAEVSKMILDMGVRVAARGSGASSLVNYLIDISQVDPIRHDLIFERFLSGRRSTLPDIDIDVESAERHNVYRKIFDRFGSERVTLMSMQNGYRARGAVRDAGMALGMDEGEVSDIAKQLWRFSARKFREALVEKPELRDFAGRVERGGMEENQQLDLLVDLTERLDRLPRHISMHPCGVILGDATLLDRTPVQPSGLGLPMSQFDKHDMDPMGMLKLDVLGVRMQSAMAFAVREVIRLHPSKAEVVAAGRHPAGPEGSGPDFIDEDGRIELNAVPFDDEPTFELIRSTHTLGCFQIESPGQRELIGKMAPREFNDLIIDISLFRPGPMKSDMVRPFLEHRHGFAPEVYPHQDLKPVLEETHGVTVFHEQILKTFDVMTGCGLARADEFRRALGDEVREPEVEKYFRREAIRSYTPEVVDKVWGTLKAFGSFGFCKAHGAAFAVPTYQSAWLKAHHPEAFLAGLWEHDPGMYPKRLLVAEARRLGIPILPLDINRSQAEYRVEKIVGGPDNGKLGIRLSLSGIYGLSKAELKRIVAGQPFDSLADLRTRARVSKPNIKRLAQLGAFDALHKDSGGKANRADLVQHLQAMQNNPSKKPNGVIEGQLSFALGDVELKNLAPELPPTTMIENVRAELDLMAVDVSEHLMESHRPLLAKLGVTTADQLLGLRNGTEVLVAGVRVATQTPPMRGGRRVVFISIDDGTGCVDSVFFHEAQEESGPLLFGTRLLLIRGTTRRTGPRGISLSASKAWDLGRPESLPYPEIIRGGEVPTDEYTIPGPLHGITRNLAITGLGS, encoded by the coding sequence TTGAGCTTTACCCACCTGCACGTCTCAACCGCCTTCAGCGCGCACTACGGCGTCTCCTGGCCCGACGAACTAGCCCAAACAGCCGCAGCCGACGGAGCAACGGCGCTCGCCTGCACAGACAGGGACGGCCTCTATGGCACCGTCAAACACCTCAAAGCCTGCATGGACGCAGGCATCGACCCCATAGTCGGCGTTGACCTGGCAGTCTTCGACGACGACGGCGACCACCGCACCCAGGTCGCGGGACGCGTCGTCGTACTGGCCCACGGCCATAACAACGGTGCCGGATACCGGGCACTGTGCCGCTTGGTATCGGATGCCCACGCACGCACCTCGGGAAAAGCCGGAGGAGCAGTCCCCGTAGCAGTAACCAGGGGAGAACTTGCCTCCAGGACCCTGGACCCCACAACCCTCAAACCCGTCCTCACGGTCATGATCGGACCGGACTCCGATGTCGGAAGAGCCATGGGCGGACGAAAATACCTGAGGCCCAGAACCCTCTTCAAACAATGGATCGACGCCATGCCACCAGGCACCATCGTCGCCGAAACCGTGTCCCACCTCAGCGCACCGGGCGAACCCCTCAGCACAGCCCATGCCGTCCGCATGCTCAAACTCGCCCTCGAATACAACGTCCCCGCCATCCTCAGCAACGCCGTGCGTTATTGCGCCCAGGACGGCGCGGCAACCGCCGACGTCCTGGACTCAGCACGCACCCTGAAATCCCTCCCCGAGCTCTCCGCCGCGCCCATGCTCCAACCCACCGGGCAGGGATGGCTGAAAAACCGCCACCACATGCTCCAGCTCGGCAAAGAAATCATGAACGCAGCGGGCCTGGGACAAGCCGGCCTGAACAAACTGCTCGCGAACACTGAAGCGCTCGCCGACAAATGCCGGATTGACCCCGTTCCGGACATGGGATGGAAACAACCCGTCGTTCCCGAGGCCTCCATCATTGGCATCGACAACCACCCCATGGTGGAACTGACCCAACGCTGCGAAGCAGGAATCACCAGACGTTTCCCCGGCATCAGTGCAGAAGCGGAGAACCGGGTGCGCTCGCGGCTGCAGCACGAACTGGGGATCATCGGCAGGCTCGGCTTCGGATCCTATTTCCTTACCGTGGCAGAGGTTTCCAAGATGATCCTGGACATGGGCGTCAGGGTTGCCGCACGTGGCTCAGGGGCCTCCAGCCTGGTCAATTACCTGATCGACATCAGCCAGGTTGATCCCATCCGCCACGACCTCATTTTTGAACGGTTTCTGTCCGGACGCCGGTCAACACTTCCTGACATCGACATCGACGTCGAAAGCGCGGAACGCCACAACGTGTACCGGAAGATTTTTGATCGGTTCGGGTCTGAACGGGTGACCCTCATGAGCATGCAGAACGGGTACAGGGCACGTGGTGCTGTCAGGGATGCCGGTATGGCGCTGGGGATGGATGAAGGCGAAGTCAGCGATATCGCCAAGCAGCTCTGGAGATTCTCCGCAAGGAAATTCCGCGAAGCGCTGGTGGAAAAGCCTGAGCTTCGTGACTTTGCCGGCCGGGTGGAACGCGGAGGAATGGAGGAGAACCAGCAACTCGACCTCCTGGTGGACCTGACCGAAAGGCTTGACCGGCTGCCCCGGCACATTTCCATGCACCCTTGCGGCGTCATCCTGGGAGATGCCACCCTCCTTGACCGGACCCCTGTCCAGCCCAGCGGCCTTGGCTTGCCCATGAGCCAGTTCGACAAACACGACATGGATCCCATGGGCATGCTCAAACTGGATGTCCTGGGTGTACGGATGCAAAGCGCAATGGCCTTCGCCGTAAGGGAGGTAATCCGGCTGCATCCTTCCAAAGCCGAAGTGGTTGCTGCTGGAAGGCACCCGGCAGGACCGGAAGGCTCAGGGCCGGACTTCATTGACGAGGACGGGAGGATTGAGCTCAACGCCGTTCCTTTCGACGACGAGCCAACGTTTGAACTGATCCGGAGCACCCACACACTGGGGTGTTTCCAGATCGAGTCGCCGGGTCAACGGGAACTCATCGGGAAGATGGCCCCGCGTGAATTCAACGACCTCATCATTGATATTTCTTTGTTCCGGCCCGGGCCCATGAAGTCGGATATGGTGCGTCCCTTCCTGGAGCACAGGCACGGTTTTGCACCTGAGGTGTACCCGCATCAGGACCTCAAACCAGTTTTGGAGGAAACCCATGGTGTGACGGTGTTCCATGAGCAGATCCTGAAGACCTTCGATGTCATGACCGGGTGCGGACTGGCAAGGGCTGATGAATTCCGGCGGGCACTCGGTGATGAAGTCCGTGAACCCGAGGTGGAGAAGTACTTCCGTAGGGAAGCGATCAGGAGCTACACCCCTGAAGTGGTGGACAAGGTCTGGGGCACGCTCAAGGCCTTTGGCAGCTTTGGGTTCTGCAAGGCACACGGGGCTGCCTTTGCTGTTCCTACCTACCAGTCGGCCTGGCTGAAAGCCCATCACCCCGAAGCCTTCCTGGCGGGCCTGTGGGAGCATGATCCCGGGATGTACCCCAAGCGGCTATTGGTGGCTGAAGCCCGCAGGCTCGGTATTCCCATCCTGCCGCTGGACATCAACCGGAGCCAGGCTGAGTACAGGGTTGAGAAAATCGTGGGAGGCCCGGACAACGGCAAACTCGGCATCCGGTTGAGCCTGTCGGGTATCTACGGGCTCTCAAAGGCTGAGCTGAAGAGGATCGTTGCCGGGCAGCCCTTCGATTCTTTGGCCGATCTGAGGACCCGGGCCAGGGTGAGCAAGCCAAACATCAAAAGACTGGCCCAACTCGGCGCCTTCGATGCCCTGCACAAAGACTCCGGTGGAAAGGCGAACCGTGCTGACCTTGTCCAGCATCTCCAAGCCATGCAGAACAATCCCTCAAAAAAACCGAACGGTGTCATCGAAGGGCAGTTGTCGTTTGCACTGGGAGATGTCGAGCTGAAGAACCTCGCCCCGGAACTTCCTCCCACCACAATGATTGAAAATGTCAGGGCAGAGCTTGACCTCATGGCCGTGGATGTCAGCGAACACTTGATGGAAAGCCACCGGCCCCTCCTGGCGAAATTGGGAGTGACGACGGCCGACCAACTCCTTGGCTTGCGCAACGGAACGGAGGTCCTGGTGGCCGGGGTGCGCGTTGCCACCCAAACCCCTCCCATGCGCGGTGGGCGGCGGGTGGTCTTCATCAGTATCGATGACGGCACTGGATGTGTGGATTCGGTTTTCTTCCACGAAGCCCAGGAAGAATCGGGACCGTTGCTGTTCGGCACACGCTTGCTGCTGATCCGGGGAACCACCAGGAGGACAGGTCCCAGGGGAATCAGCCTGAGCGCGAGCAAGGCCTGGGACCTTGGCCGGCCCGAATCGCTTCCTTATCCGGAAATCATCCGCGGCGGTGAAGTGCCGACGGACGAATACACGATTCCCGGCCCCCTCCACGGCATTACACGGAACCTTGCCATTACCGGGCTGGGAAGCTGA
- a CDS encoding S-(hydroxymethyl)mycothiol dehydrogenase, with the protein MVHAVKGVVVRSKGAPATLETILVPEPGPGEALVDILTSGVCHTDLHYKLGGISDDFPFLLGHEATGVVSAVGPDVTEVAPGDRVVLNWRAVCGNCRACKRGQAQYCFNTHNATQKMTLEDGTELSPALGIGAFIEKTLVAAGQCTKVDPDADAAAVGLLGCGVMAGLGAALNTGGVKRGDSVAVIGCGGVGVAAIAGAALAGATTIIAVDIDAKKLERAKDLGATHTVDSSAGDPVEEIRALTGGFGADVVIDAVGRPETYKQAFYARDLAGTVVLVGVPTPEMTLELPLLDVFGRGGSLKSSWYGDCLPSRDFPMLVDLYKQGKLDLDAFVTERITIDQVEEAFDKMHHGAVLRSVVEL; encoded by the coding sequence ATGGTCCACGCAGTCAAAGGCGTCGTCGTCCGCTCCAAAGGCGCACCCGCAACCCTCGAAACCATCCTTGTGCCCGAACCCGGCCCCGGCGAAGCCCTGGTGGACATCCTCACAAGCGGCGTCTGCCACACCGATCTGCACTACAAGCTCGGCGGCATCAGCGACGACTTCCCCTTCCTGCTGGGCCACGAAGCAACCGGCGTGGTCAGCGCGGTCGGCCCTGACGTCACGGAGGTAGCCCCCGGTGACCGCGTTGTCCTGAACTGGCGTGCCGTCTGCGGCAACTGCCGCGCCTGCAAGCGCGGTCAGGCCCAGTACTGTTTCAACACCCATAACGCCACCCAGAAGATGACCCTCGAAGACGGCACCGAACTCTCCCCGGCGCTGGGCATCGGAGCCTTCATCGAAAAGACCTTGGTCGCCGCGGGCCAGTGCACCAAAGTAGACCCCGACGCCGACGCTGCCGCCGTTGGACTGCTCGGCTGCGGTGTCATGGCAGGGCTCGGCGCAGCCCTGAACACCGGCGGAGTCAAACGCGGCGATTCAGTCGCCGTCATCGGTTGCGGTGGCGTGGGTGTCGCAGCCATCGCCGGCGCCGCGCTCGCCGGCGCCACCACCATCATCGCCGTGGACATCGACGCCAAGAAGCTCGAACGCGCCAAGGACCTGGGCGCCACGCATACCGTTGATTCCTCCGCAGGGGACCCCGTCGAGGAAATCCGTGCTCTCACCGGCGGCTTCGGCGCAGATGTGGTGATCGACGCCGTCGGACGTCCCGAAACCTACAAGCAGGCCTTCTACGCACGCGACCTGGCCGGCACCGTCGTCCTTGTCGGCGTTCCCACGCCGGAGATGACCCTCGAACTGCCCTTGCTGGACGTTTTCGGCCGCGGCGGGTCCCTCAAATCCTCCTGGTACGGCGACTGCCTGCCGTCCCGCGATTTCCCCATGCTGGTGGACCTCTACAAACAAGGCAAGCTGGACCTGGATGCCTTCGTCACCGAACGCATCACCATCGACCAGGTGGAAGAGGCCTTCGACAAAATGCACCACGGCGCCGTCCTGCGATCGGTGGTTGAACTGTGA
- a CDS encoding MBL fold metallo-hydrolase, translating into MSTDSLSISNVVTSGTFSLDGGTWDVDNNVWIIGDDSECIVIDPAHNPAAILDAVNGRTVTAILLTHGHDDHISSAGEFRDLVKAPIHLHQDDWMLWETVFPGQNPDAAITDGQEFTVAGTQLTAIHTPGHSPGSVSFHLPSEGTLFSGDTLFQGGPGATGRSYSDFPTIIESIRTKLLTLPEETVVRTGHGDTTTIGAEKPHLDEWIARGH; encoded by the coding sequence GTGAGCACCGATAGCCTCAGCATCAGCAACGTCGTCACTTCCGGAACCTTCTCCCTGGACGGTGGCACCTGGGACGTGGACAACAACGTCTGGATCATCGGCGACGACTCCGAATGCATCGTCATAGACCCCGCCCACAACCCTGCCGCGATCTTGGACGCCGTGAACGGCCGCACGGTCACAGCAATCCTGCTCACGCACGGACACGACGACCACATCAGCTCGGCAGGCGAATTCCGCGACCTGGTCAAAGCACCCATCCACCTGCACCAGGACGACTGGATGCTGTGGGAAACGGTGTTCCCCGGGCAGAACCCTGACGCTGCCATCACGGACGGCCAGGAGTTCACTGTGGCCGGTACACAGCTCACGGCAATCCACACGCCCGGTCATTCACCCGGCTCGGTGTCCTTCCACCTGCCCAGCGAAGGCACGCTCTTCAGCGGAGACACCCTTTTCCAGGGCGGACCAGGTGCAACAGGGCGTTCCTACAGCGACTTCCCCACCATCATCGAGTCCATCAGGACCAAACTCCTGACACTGCCCGAAGAGACCGTTGTCCGCACGGGCCATGGCGACACCACCACCATCGGCGCGGAGAAACCGCATCTGGATGAATGGATAGCTCGCGGCCACTGA
- a CDS encoding FAD-dependent monooxygenase, which translates to MKKVNIIGGGIAGLALAARLDPGAFDVTVYEQRPQLPTVGTTLAMWPGAQDALSKIGILGPVRSRGSVITAGALRSPQGEAVLSMEGGGLVGISRPELLRLLNTAVPSSVSRVVGRVDSVPGGAWLTVGADGVNSVVRRSHWGQRSAARPTPYLAVRGVVPSTPQAGDVGEYWGRGEIFGLAPAVGGTNWYASYRSDLGPDKVDVLEALDVTRRRYAGYSEAVKAVLAQASPETSLAQRIWTTPPLARYSRGNVVLVGDAAHAMTPNLGRGACEALIDAVTLGDLLNEQPPDSALAAYGRKRVLRTQQLRLASALMGSVALAQGMQPWRDGLLRRVGKRVSKASAQAGSSK; encoded by the coding sequence ATGAAAAAGGTGAACATCATCGGTGGGGGCATTGCCGGCCTGGCGCTCGCAGCAAGACTGGACCCGGGCGCGTTCGACGTCACGGTGTACGAACAAAGGCCCCAGCTGCCAACCGTGGGGACAACACTGGCCATGTGGCCCGGAGCCCAGGATGCCTTGTCGAAAATCGGAATCCTCGGTCCTGTGCGGAGCCGGGGATCCGTCATCACAGCCGGAGCCCTGCGCAGCCCCCAGGGAGAAGCGGTGCTGTCCATGGAAGGGGGAGGGCTGGTGGGCATATCCCGGCCCGAGCTGCTGAGGCTGTTGAACACGGCGGTGCCGTCATCGGTAAGCCGCGTGGTGGGCAGGGTTGACAGTGTCCCGGGTGGAGCGTGGCTGACCGTGGGTGCGGACGGGGTCAACAGTGTGGTCCGGCGAAGCCATTGGGGCCAACGGAGCGCCGCCAGGCCAACCCCGTACCTGGCCGTCAGGGGAGTGGTCCCAAGCACGCCCCAGGCCGGTGATGTCGGCGAGTACTGGGGCAGGGGAGAGATCTTCGGCCTGGCACCAGCGGTAGGCGGAACCAACTGGTATGCCTCCTACCGGTCGGATCTTGGACCGGACAAGGTGGATGTCCTCGAAGCCCTGGACGTTACCCGGCGCCGCTATGCCGGATACTCGGAGGCCGTAAAGGCTGTTCTTGCCCAGGCGTCACCGGAAACCTCCCTGGCCCAGCGCATCTGGACAACCCCGCCATTGGCCCGCTACTCCCGGGGCAACGTGGTGTTGGTGGGGGATGCTGCCCACGCCATGACACCAAACCTGGGCAGGGGCGCCTGCGAAGCGCTCATCGATGCCGTGACGTTAGGGGACCTGCTCAACGAACAACCCCCGGATTCCGCGCTCGCCGCCTATGGCAGGAAGCGCGTCCTCCGCACCCAGCAGCTAAGGCTCGCCTCGGCCCTTATGGGAAGCGTCGCGCTGGCGCAAGGAATGCAACCGTGGCGTGATGGCCTGCTGAGGCGGGTTGGAAAGCGTGTCTCCAAGGCTTCTGCACAGGCCGGATCTTCGAAGTAG